The segment CCCTCTAATGCAGCGGGAAGCGGGCTGGATGAGGAAAAGAGATGTATAAATCCCTCAAATGCGGCGGAAAGTGGGTTGGGTGAGGAAAAGAGAGGGATAAATCCCTCTGGTGCGGCGGAAAGTGGGCTTGAAGAAGAAATGAGATGTATAAATCCCTCAAATGCGGCGGAAAGTGGGCAGCTGAGCGGAAATGAGGAGCATTAGTGCACCTGAGTCGGCGGAAAGTGAGCTATGAGCGGAAATGAGGAGCATTAATGCACCTGAGTCGGCGGAAAGTGGGCAGCTGAGCGGAAATGAGGAGCATTAGTGCCAATGTCATTAAGTTAAGATATAGAGCCAAAAACAAGAAAAAGGCAGGTTATCGAAAAGATAGCCTGCTCTTTTTTTGCACAAAAAATCTTGACAATCCGTAGAAAACGTGTGGCGAAGCCCCTTGAAAAAACGAGGAGGTTACGCCAATGAATGCTTATGCAAATTCGCTGAAAGACAGACTGACATCTCTCATCCGTGAGATGGCGGCTGCCCCCGCGCCTTACGTCAGAAACCCGGGAAAGGATTTTACCCGAACGAAAAAACTACCCTTTGAAATGGTTATGCAAACCCTGATCTTTATGGGCGGCAACAGCCTCTATAAGGAACTGTTGGAATCGCAGGGCTATGACGTTAACACCGCAACTTCTTCTGCTTTTGTTCAGCAAAGAAATAAAATTTTGCCGTCTGCGGTCGAATCTTTGTTTCACACCTTTACCGCGTCCCATACGGAATTCAAGGATTATCGAGGCTATCGATTATTGGCCATTGACGGTTCCGATCTGCATATTGCAACAGATCCTGCGGACCCGTTGACCTATTCTCAAAGTCAGCCCCACTCGAAAGGCTTTAACCTTCTGCACTTGAACGCTGCTTATGACCTCTGTAACCGGCTTTACGTAGACGCCATCCTTCAACCTCGAAAGCTACGCAACGAAGGAAGGGCGCTGTCCACGATGGTGGATCGGTCCCCTATTCAGGGGAACGTCATTGTGTTGGCGGATCGAGGATTGGAAAGCTACAATACGTTCGCGCATCTGGAACGGAAAGGATGGAAGTACGTCATACGGGTCAAGGATTTGCATTCGAATGGCATTCTTTCGGGCTTGCACTTGACCTTTGAAGGGGCGTTTGATCAGGAGATTCACCTGACGCTGACTAAAAAACGAACGAAAGCGTTCAGGGATCACCCCGAAATCTATAAAATTCTTCCGGCCACCTCTAGCTTTGATTTTCTGGACATGCAAAAGAACCTGTTTTACCCGATTTCCTTTCGGGTGGTTCGTTTCCTCCTGCCCAGTGGCGATTATGAAACCGTCATTACCAATCTACCGGCTGCTGAATTCTCACCGGATGAACTCCGGGAACTGTATCACCTGCGATGGGGGATTGAGACCTCTTTCCGGGCCTTAAAATACACCATCGGTCTGACCCATTTTCACGCAAAGAAGCAAGAGTCCATTACCCAAGAGATATTCGCAAGAATGATCCTCTACAATTTCGCTGAAATGATTACCTCGCACGTAGTCATTTCCCAAAAGGATAAACGGCACCTCTACCAAGTCAACTTCACGGTGGCCGTTCACGTCTGTAGACATTTCCTGCGCTCCAAGGGCGATGGACCCCCGCCTGATGTGGAAGCTTTGATTCGCAAAAATATGTTGCCGATTCGTCTCACCCGTCCTGGGCAAAGGAATACACGCAGAATACGTAGCAAATCCGCCATTAGCTTCGTCTACAGAGTAGCATAATTCGGTTCGCATGAACATTTTTTTAAGTGGATCTTCCATCCGCTTTGTTTGCTATGCGCTTTTTTCCTTCCTTACACCAAAAACAAACGGCA is part of the Paenibacillus sp. FSL M7-0420 genome and harbors:
- a CDS encoding IS4 family transposase → MNAYANSLKDRLTSLIREMAAAPAPYVRNPGKDFTRTKKLPFEMVMQTLIFMGGNSLYKELLESQGYDVNTATSSAFVQQRNKILPSAVESLFHTFTASHTEFKDYRGYRLLAIDGSDLHIATDPADPLTYSQSQPHSKGFNLLHLNAAYDLCNRLYVDAILQPRKLRNEGRALSTMVDRSPIQGNVIVLADRGLESYNTFAHLERKGWKYVIRVKDLHSNGILSGLHLTFEGAFDQEIHLTLTKKRTKAFRDHPEIYKILPATSSFDFLDMQKNLFYPISFRVVRFLLPSGDYETVITNLPAAEFSPDELRELYHLRWGIETSFRALKYTIGLTHFHAKKQESITQEIFARMILYNFAEMITSHVVISQKDKRHLYQVNFTVAVHVCRHFLRSKGDGPPPDVEALIRKNMLPIRLTRPGQRNTRRIRSKSAISFVYRVA